One region of Natrinema salaciae genomic DNA includes:
- a CDS encoding four-helix bundle copper-binding protein encodes MALTQIDHVSENEEMQECIDSCFECAQACEWCADECADDGEEMAECIRLCRDVADLTTMHARFMARDSGYSTDIAAITADACEECADECEQHDHEHCQVCAEVLRECAETCRNMASA; translated from the coding sequence ATGGCACTGACCCAGATCGATCACGTCAGCGAAAACGAGGAGATGCAGGAGTGTATCGACAGCTGTTTCGAGTGCGCGCAGGCGTGCGAGTGGTGTGCCGACGAGTGCGCCGACGACGGCGAGGAGATGGCCGAATGTATCCGGCTCTGTCGGGACGTCGCCGACCTGACGACGATGCACGCGCGGTTCATGGCCCGCGACTCCGGCTACAGCACGGACATCGCCGCGATCACCGCCGACGCTTGCGAGGAGTGTGCCGACGAGTGCGAGCAACACGACCACGAGCACTGTCAGGTGTGTGCGGAGGTCCTTCGCGAGTGCGCGGAAACCTGCCGAAACATGGCGTCGGCCTGA
- a CDS encoding SPW repeat domain-containing protein encodes MMKLTAGGNGAIGCWLLVAPLVFDAPATGRWNDVLVGAAIAVGAGYNCARAARRRSMSVLSTGVVTLLGCWLVIAPFALGLEGPALWNDVVSGTVVAGIGSYNTYVAAAAHPGSSFRMTAE; translated from the coding sequence ATGATGAAACTCACGGCTGGCGGCAACGGCGCGATCGGCTGCTGGCTGCTCGTCGCGCCGTTGGTCTTCGACGCGCCGGCGACCGGTCGCTGGAACGACGTGCTGGTCGGTGCCGCGATCGCCGTCGGTGCCGGCTACAACTGCGCGAGAGCGGCCAGACGACGGTCCATGAGCGTGCTCAGCACGGGGGTCGTCACGCTTCTCGGATGCTGGCTCGTCATCGCGCCGTTCGCGCTCGGCCTCGAGGGCCCGGCGCTGTGGAACGACGTCGTCTCGGGGACCGTCGTGGCGGGCATCGGGAGCTACAACACGTACGTCGCAGCCGCCGCTCACCCCGGCTCATCCTTTCGCATGACTGCCGAATAA
- a CDS encoding glycoside hydrolase family 15 protein, with translation MQYKRLTEYGAIGDGNTVALVGRDGSIDWCPLPHVESPSVFAAILDADRGGRFSVQPTRSFESIQRYRDRTNVLETTFRTADGSATVTDFMPVAEATGSADRPPAIYRRLECDDGPLEFTVSFEPRFDYARDVPAVEPTSDGVVAIGDDERAVLTSDVPLEPTAEGHGGSATATLEAGERRWLVLGYGEAIPLEPSRHREVLDDVVDYWRGWSHDCDGADCPIGGPWHELAVRSSLVLKLLIHRGTGAVCAAPTTSLPEDLGGVRNWDYRFNWIRDAAFTVQALAELGHLAEARSYFQLCLDHCRGHDPADIPPVYGLHGGDDLEERTLDHLEGYRGSAPVRVGNAARQQRQLDVYGELILAIYESVRYGEAVTTDDWAVMRGLIDAVCEDWDRPDASIWEPRNDPQQYVYSKVMCWAALDRGIKLADAADDVSAPLERWRTCREDVREAILERGYSERTDSFVRSFGDETLDAANLLVPVVGLLPPDDARVQCTIDATIDRLATSDGLVRRYEGDDGLPGETSPFIVCSFWLVTALALAGRTDEARDRFESILEYASPLGVFAEGIDPETGEQRGNVPQAYSHIGLINSVLYLADAGDSNRERRAPLGFDQWTADERSSAEIVRQPTDTERRNTQ, from the coding sequence ATGCAGTACAAACGCCTCACTGAGTACGGCGCGATCGGTGACGGGAATACGGTCGCGTTGGTCGGCCGCGACGGTTCGATCGACTGGTGTCCGTTGCCACACGTCGAGTCGCCGAGCGTCTTCGCCGCGATCCTCGACGCCGACCGCGGCGGCCGCTTCTCCGTCCAGCCGACGCGGTCGTTCGAGTCGATCCAGCGGTACCGCGACCGGACGAACGTCCTCGAGACGACGTTCCGGACCGCCGACGGCAGCGCGACGGTGACGGACTTCATGCCGGTCGCCGAGGCGACCGGATCGGCCGACCGGCCGCCCGCTATCTACCGACGGCTCGAGTGTGACGACGGTCCGCTCGAGTTCACGGTCTCGTTCGAGCCGCGGTTCGACTACGCGCGGGACGTCCCCGCCGTCGAGCCGACATCCGACGGCGTCGTCGCGATCGGCGACGACGAGCGGGCCGTCCTCACGAGCGACGTGCCGCTCGAACCGACGGCCGAGGGCCACGGCGGGAGCGCGACGGCGACGCTCGAGGCCGGCGAGAGGCGCTGGCTGGTCCTCGGCTACGGCGAGGCGATCCCGCTCGAGCCGTCACGCCACCGGGAGGTGCTCGACGACGTCGTCGACTACTGGCGGGGGTGGAGCCACGACTGTGACGGGGCGGACTGTCCCATCGGCGGACCGTGGCACGAGCTGGCAGTTCGGTCGTCGCTCGTCCTCAAACTCCTCATTCACCGCGGAACGGGCGCCGTGTGTGCAGCGCCGACGACGTCGCTCCCCGAGGACCTCGGCGGCGTCCGCAACTGGGACTATCGGTTCAACTGGATCCGCGACGCGGCCTTCACGGTCCAGGCGCTGGCCGAGCTGGGGCACCTCGCGGAGGCGCGCTCGTACTTTCAACTCTGTCTCGACCACTGTCGAGGCCACGACCCCGCCGACATCCCGCCGGTTTACGGGCTCCACGGGGGCGACGACCTCGAGGAGCGCACCCTCGATCACCTCGAGGGCTACCGCGGATCGGCTCCCGTTCGCGTCGGTAACGCGGCCCGTCAGCAGCGACAGCTCGACGTCTACGGCGAGTTGATCCTCGCGATCTACGAGAGCGTCCGCTACGGCGAAGCGGTGACGACCGACGACTGGGCGGTCATGCGCGGTCTCATCGACGCCGTCTGCGAGGACTGGGACCGGCCCGACGCCAGCATCTGGGAGCCCCGTAACGACCCGCAACAGTACGTCTACTCGAAAGTGATGTGCTGGGCGGCCCTGGACCGCGGAATCAAACTCGCCGACGCCGCCGACGACGTGTCGGCCCCGCTCGAACGGTGGCGGACCTGTCGCGAGGACGTCCGCGAGGCGATCCTCGAGCGCGGGTACAGCGAGCGCACGGACAGTTTCGTCCGGTCGTTCGGCGACGAGACGCTCGACGCGGCGAACCTGCTCGTTCCCGTCGTCGGCTTGCTTCCGCCCGACGACGCCCGCGTTCAGTGCACGATCGACGCGACGATCGATCGACTGGCGACCAGCGACGGGCTCGTCCGGCGCTACGAGGGCGACGACGGACTCCCTGGCGAGACGAGCCCGTTCATCGTCTGTTCGTTCTGGCTCGTCACCGCGCTCGCGCTGGCAGGACGGACCGACGAGGCCCGCGATCGGTTCGAGTCGATCCTCGAGTACGCCAGCCCGCTCGGGGTGTTCGCGGAGGGGATCGACCCTGAAACCGGCGAACAGCGCGGCAACGTTCCGCAGGCGTACAGTCACATCGGCCTTATCAACAGCGTCCTCTACCTCGCCGACGCGGGCGACTCGAACCGCGAGAGGCGGGCGCCGCTCGGATTCGACCAGTGGACCGCGGACGAGCGCTCGAGCGCCGAGATCGTCCGCCAGCCGACCGATACCGAGAGGAGGAATACCCAATGA
- a CDS encoding vitamin K epoxide reductase family protein → MTDDERHDDSNGELDAVPTAPDARRPRTDGGTRRDDSGNGQTEENGEQDREHSDGEGDDDGSTRPGDMMLSHPTEEIWPQYAVISLGVWLLVSPPTLRYGSALMTWSTVLTGLVLIALAGLTIVRESGYANYANGFVGLWLVFSPIAFWAPTAAAYANNSLVGIMVITFTVLIVMRSEMDGPAVPPGWSYNPSTGAQRAPLIALGVFGFFASWYMAAYQLEYIGSVWDPLYGSGTEQILTSKVSAAFPVSDAGLGAVAYSVEALMGFMGDRRRWRTMPWMVAFFGIVVIPLGFVQVLLVIFQPIMVGTWCTLCLLSAFGMLWMISLTVDEVVAMGQYVVRLMRQGDSLWTAFWMGGTISEDEAGVGDASTRPIGDSPISEPFWGVSTPWTLLAAMAVGAWLMLSPTVFGTSGLMADSSHLVGSLIVSFTVIATAEPARAIRLCNVPLAAWIVVAPWLLGGVPALAAINATVAGALVLALSVPRGPIADRYGGWERYATLETVTRLNPLAN, encoded by the coding sequence ATGACCGACGACGAGAGACACGACGATTCGAACGGAGAATTGGACGCCGTCCCGACCGCGCCAGACGCGAGACGCCCGCGAACCGACGGCGGGACGCGACGCGACGACAGCGGTAACGGGCAGACCGAGGAGAACGGTGAACAGGATCGAGAGCACAGCGATGGGGAGGGTGACGACGACGGCTCGACGCGGCCGGGCGACATGATGCTCTCGCACCCGACCGAGGAGATCTGGCCGCAGTACGCCGTCATCTCGCTCGGGGTCTGGCTCCTCGTCAGTCCGCCGACGCTGCGCTACGGGAGCGCACTGATGACCTGGAGTACCGTCCTCACCGGACTCGTCCTGATCGCGCTCGCCGGGCTCACGATCGTCCGGGAGAGCGGCTACGCCAACTACGCCAACGGCTTCGTCGGCCTGTGGCTTGTGTTCTCGCCGATCGCGTTCTGGGCGCCGACGGCCGCGGCGTACGCCAACAACTCGCTCGTGGGCATCATGGTGATCACGTTTACAGTGCTCATCGTGATGCGCTCCGAGATGGACGGCCCGGCCGTGCCCCCGGGCTGGTCGTACAACCCCTCGACCGGCGCCCAGCGCGCGCCGCTGATCGCGCTCGGCGTCTTCGGCTTCTTCGCCTCGTGGTACATGGCCGCCTATCAACTCGAGTACATCGGTAGCGTCTGGGATCCGCTGTACGGGTCGGGCACCGAGCAGATCCTCACGTCGAAGGTGTCCGCGGCGTTTCCGGTCTCCGACGCCGGCCTCGGCGCGGTCGCCTACTCGGTCGAAGCCCTGATGGGGTTCATGGGCGATCGACGGCGCTGGCGCACGATGCCGTGGATGGTCGCGTTCTTCGGCATCGTCGTGATTCCGCTCGGGTTCGTGCAGGTACTGCTGGTCATCTTCCAGCCGATCATGGTCGGGACGTGGTGTACCCTCTGTCTCCTGTCGGCTTTCGGTATGCTGTGGATGATCTCGCTGACCGTCGACGAGGTCGTCGCGATGGGACAGTACGTCGTTCGGCTGATGCGTCAGGGCGACAGCCTCTGGACTGCCTTCTGGATGGGCGGTACCATCTCCGAAGACGAGGCCGGCGTCGGCGACGCGTCCACGCGCCCCATCGGGGACTCGCCGATCAGCGAGCCGTTCTGGGGCGTCTCGACCCCGTGGACGCTGCTGGCCGCGATGGCGGTTGGCGCCTGGCTCATGCTCTCCCCGACGGTCTTCGGGACCTCGGGACTCATGGCCGACAGCAGCCACCTGGTCGGCTCGCTGATCGTCTCCTTCACCGTGATCGCGACCGCTGAACCCGCCCGCGCGATCCGGTTGTGCAACGTCCCGCTGGCCGCGTGGATCGTCGTCGCCCCCTGGCTGCTCGGCGGCGTCCCGGCGCTCGCCGCGATCAACGCCACCGTCGCTGGTGCGCTCGTCCTGGCGCTCAGCGTCCCGCGCGGTCCGATCGCGGACCGCTACGGCGGCTGGGAGCGCTACGCAACCCTCGAGACGGTCACCCGATTGAACCCCCTCGCAAACTGA
- a CDS encoding SDR family oxidoreductase, whose product MSGTSTPDSDVVVITGASAGVGRATARAFAERGAKIGLLARGEDGLEGAREDVERAGGEAIAVPTDIADPEQVEAAAETVEDAFGPIDVWVNDAMVSVFSPAAEMTAADYRRVTEVTYLGYVYGTQAALDRMRPRDEGTIVQVGSALAYRGIPLQSAYCGAKHAIQGYTESVRTELIHDDCDVQLSMVQMPAMNTPQFEWSKSRLPQKPQPVPPIYQPEVAARAITWVVDRGKDELWVGRSTVKAILGNRLIPRRLDNYLASGGYDSQLTDEPVAPDREHNLHEPVAGDFGAHGRFDDRAHDRSYQLQASMHRRPLAVLAGLVAAIVSAVLGRRLVSADSPER is encoded by the coding sequence ATGTCCGGCACAAGCACACCCGACTCGGACGTTGTCGTTATCACAGGAGCGTCGGCCGGCGTCGGGCGAGCCACCGCTCGCGCGTTCGCCGAACGCGGCGCGAAGATCGGCCTGCTCGCGCGGGGCGAGGACGGCCTCGAGGGCGCGCGCGAAGACGTCGAACGAGCCGGCGGCGAGGCGATCGCCGTCCCGACCGACATCGCCGATCCCGAGCAGGTCGAGGCCGCGGCCGAAACCGTCGAGGACGCGTTCGGCCCGATCGACGTCTGGGTAAACGACGCGATGGTCTCGGTGTTCTCGCCGGCCGCGGAGATGACCGCCGCGGACTACCGCCGCGTCACCGAGGTCACGTATCTCGGCTACGTCTACGGTACGCAGGCCGCGCTCGACCGAATGCGACCTCGCGACGAGGGAACGATCGTGCAGGTCGGCTCGGCGTTGGCGTATCGCGGCATTCCGCTACAGTCGGCCTACTGCGGCGCGAAACACGCGATACAGGGATACACGGAATCCGTGCGGACGGAACTCATCCACGACGACTGCGACGTGCAGCTCTCGATGGTGCAGATGCCCGCGATGAACACGCCACAGTTCGAGTGGTCGAAGAGCCGACTCCCGCAGAAACCGCAGCCGGTGCCCCCGATCTACCAACCCGAGGTCGCCGCTCGAGCGATCACCTGGGTCGTCGATCGCGGCAAGGACGAACTCTGGGTCGGGCGCTCGACGGTGAAGGCGATTCTCGGCAATCGGCTGATCCCCCGACGGCTCGACAACTATCTCGCGAGCGGCGGGTACGACTCCCAGCTGACCGACGAGCCGGTCGCTCCCGACCGGGAACACAACCTCCACGAGCCGGTCGCGGGCGACTTCGGTGCTCACGGCCGGTTCGACGACCGGGCGCACGACCGGAGCTACCAGCTGCAAGCGTCGATGCACCGACGGCCGCTCGCCGTACTCGCCGGCCTCGTCGCGGCGATCGTGAGCGCAGTTCTCGGTCGGCGCCTCGTCTCGGCCGACTCGCCTGAACGCTGA
- a CDS encoding NAD(P)/FAD-dependent oxidoreductase, producing the protein MDGNQSTAAVLGGSVSGLAAATGLIRIADFDRVTVYERQEYDEKRVDCGEAINDTTLIPLAPTPENGFVNDVDGFQLRVYDGTDRPVDAPPLATANLHCEPGYICERDVVERRWAAALEARGVEFRTGRSVSPNDYADIVDSYDYVVDASGQPSLTLKARGETLEYTGDMVALNATVEGDFSAYANWPRIFFEGYVGYAWAFPKSDSHANVGIGWAGDRRPDDYFGALETAAERNSFPVPDRSDVNVATIPKGPSLDSARAYYPDENVFLVGDAAGIANRYQGEGICQGIRSAYLLATLIANGNESAYPQELYDLMRSEYRLAHLMRGTWVEHEDPELLASIADALEGLTIDDVTRRPATVLRRIVSRPTTAIELFADAGMLGRIYGSYTDTWEYSSV; encoded by the coding sequence ATGGACGGAAATCAGTCGACCGCGGCGGTACTCGGCGGATCCGTCTCCGGACTCGCGGCAGCGACGGGGTTGATCCGGATCGCGGATTTCGATCGGGTGACCGTCTACGAACGACAGGAGTACGACGAGAAGCGGGTCGACTGCGGCGAGGCGATCAACGATACGACGCTGATACCGCTCGCACCGACGCCAGAAAACGGATTCGTCAACGACGTCGACGGGTTCCAGCTCCGCGTGTACGACGGCACCGATCGGCCGGTCGATGCACCACCGCTGGCGACGGCGAACCTGCACTGCGAGCCCGGATACATCTGTGAACGCGACGTCGTCGAACGGCGGTGGGCAGCGGCGCTCGAGGCCAGGGGCGTCGAATTCCGAACCGGCCGATCGGTCTCGCCGAACGACTACGCGGACATCGTGGACTCGTACGACTACGTCGTCGACGCGTCGGGGCAGCCGTCCCTGACGCTCAAAGCGAGAGGGGAGACACTCGAGTACACGGGGGACATGGTTGCCCTCAACGCGACCGTCGAGGGCGACTTCTCGGCGTACGCGAACTGGCCGCGGATCTTCTTCGAGGGGTACGTCGGCTACGCCTGGGCGTTCCCCAAGTCCGATAGCCACGCGAACGTCGGAATCGGCTGGGCGGGGGACCGACGGCCGGACGATTACTTCGGCGCACTCGAGACCGCCGCGGAGCGAAATTCGTTTCCGGTCCCGGACCGGTCGGACGTGAATGTCGCCACCATCCCGAAAGGGCCGAGCCTCGATTCCGCCCGTGCCTACTACCCGGACGAAAACGTGTTTCTCGTCGGCGATGCGGCCGGAATCGCCAACCGATACCAGGGAGAGGGAATCTGTCAGGGGATCAGATCGGCGTACCTCCTCGCGACTCTGATCGCGAACGGGAACGAGTCCGCGTACCCGCAGGAACTGTACGACCTGATGCGGTCGGAGTACCGACTCGCGCACCTGATGCGCGGCACGTGGGTCGAACACGAAGACCCCGAACTCCTGGCGTCCATCGCGGACGCGCTCGAGGGACTGACGATCGACGACGTCACCCGTCGCCCTGCGACGGTGCTCCGGCGCATCGTGAGCCGGCCGACGACCGCGATCGAACTGTTCGCCGACGCCGGAATGCTCGGGCGCATCTACGGGAGCTACACCGATACGTGGGAGTATTCGTCGGTGTAG
- a CDS encoding DUF302 domain-containing protein — translation MTLPIDPARLDPDDIGETQTVLEMDHEAAIEHVRDVFTDAGFGVPVEFSPSELLNEKVDADRDPYYVLGACNPAVADRALDATDGKLGALFPCNVVVWEEEPGRQRVYHVSIMRIARLVGVAPDDEEMADIVAETGELVDAAFEDL, via the coding sequence ATGACGCTCCCCATCGACCCTGCCCGACTCGATCCGGACGACATCGGCGAGACGCAGACCGTCCTCGAGATGGACCACGAAGCGGCGATCGAACACGTCCGCGACGTGTTCACCGATGCGGGGTTCGGCGTCCCCGTCGAGTTCTCCCCCTCGGAGTTGCTCAACGAGAAGGTCGACGCCGACCGCGACCCGTATTACGTGCTCGGCGCGTGCAACCCGGCGGTAGCCGACCGAGCGCTCGACGCTACTGACGGGAAACTCGGTGCGCTGTTCCCGTGTAATGTCGTCGTCTGGGAGGAAGAACCCGGCCGACAGCGCGTCTACCACGTCTCGATCATGCGGATCGCGCGGCTCGTCGGCGTGGCACCGGACGACGAGGAGATGGCGGACATCGTAGCGGAGACCGGCGAACTCGTCGATGCCGCCTTCGAGGACCTGTAA
- a CDS encoding class I SAM-dependent methyltransferase: MGYHTFDASRADKLEEAGKRYRFLSAEELLWALSLSSDDTVADLGSGTGFFTDDVAPHADAVHAVDVQEAMHEYYREKGVPENVDLVTSDVSDLPFDDGGVDAAFSTMTYHEFASDASLAEIRRVLAPDGRLVVVDWAATGSGEHGPPVDERFSADEAATALRDAGFVVEHEAVRPETLLLIATLE, encoded by the coding sequence ATGGGATACCACACGTTCGACGCGTCGCGAGCGGACAAACTGGAGGAGGCCGGGAAGCGATACCGATTCCTCTCGGCCGAGGAACTGCTGTGGGCGCTCTCGCTCTCGTCGGACGACACCGTCGCGGACCTCGGCAGCGGAACCGGCTTCTTCACCGACGACGTCGCACCCCACGCCGACGCGGTCCACGCGGTCGACGTCCAGGAGGCGATGCACGAGTACTACCGTGAGAAGGGCGTCCCCGAGAACGTCGACCTCGTGACCAGCGACGTGAGCGACCTGCCGTTCGACGACGGCGGCGTCGACGCCGCGTTCTCGACGATGACCTACCACGAGTTCGCGAGCGACGCGTCACTGGCCGAGATCCGACGGGTCCTCGCACCCGACGGCCGACTCGTCGTCGTCGACTGGGCGGCCACCGGATCGGGCGAACACGGGCCGCCGGTCGACGAGCGATTCAGCGCCGACGAGGCGGCGACGGCCCTCCGGGACGCAGGATTCGTCGTCGAACACGAGGCCGTCCGACCGGAGACCCTCCTGCTGATCGCGACGCTCGAGTGA
- a CDS encoding DsbA family protein, with translation MSIDHPSRRAVLAGSVVTVGAGGTYYLTRTDERAHDLSPSLHSSDETSALGVDLAGKPIVGSPEASLEIYYWTDFQCPFCERFERETFPDLVREYVEPGDVRVVVITVPYFGADSMTAAVASTCVWAQVRDDDPSAYWDWHAAVFEEQGEKNSGWASTEKLLEYTRSVSGVDAAALESCLDDRRPELEAEIESDAERATAFGVSGTPTFVVFEPESESAGTLVGAQPIERFDEAIERVRDA, from the coding sequence ATGTCGATCGATCATCCGTCCCGCCGTGCCGTCCTCGCCGGTTCAGTCGTGACCGTCGGCGCTGGCGGCACCTACTATCTCACGCGAACCGACGAGCGCGCTCACGACCTCTCCCCCTCGCTGCACTCGAGCGACGAGACGTCCGCGCTGGGCGTCGATCTCGCCGGAAAGCCGATCGTGGGCTCGCCCGAAGCGTCGCTCGAGATCTACTACTGGACGGACTTCCAGTGCCCGTTCTGCGAGCGGTTCGAACGGGAGACGTTCCCCGACCTCGTCCGGGAGTACGTCGAGCCCGGCGACGTTCGCGTCGTGGTGATTACGGTGCCGTACTTCGGCGCGGATTCGATGACCGCCGCGGTCGCGAGCACGTGCGTCTGGGCGCAGGTTCGCGACGACGATCCGTCCGCGTACTGGGACTGGCATGCGGCGGTCTTCGAGGAACAGGGCGAGAAGAATTCGGGGTGGGCGTCGACCGAGAAGCTCCTCGAGTACACCCGTTCGGTCTCCGGCGTCGACGCGGCCGCCCTCGAGTCGTGTCTCGACGACCGGCGGCCGGAACTCGAAGCCGAGATCGAGTCCGATGCGGAACGGGCGACAGCGTTCGGCGTGTCGGGGACGCCGACGTTCGTCGTCTTCGAGCCGGAATCCGAATCCGCCGGCACGCTCGTCGGCGCACAGCCCATCGAACGCTTCGACGAGGCGATCGAGCGGGTCCGGGACGCGTGA
- a CDS encoding 2-oxo acid dehydrogenase subunit E2: protein MSDNGARIERLSPRRRGTVDYMRTAGQRSNVHGLVEIDVTEARQRLQTIEAETGESLSFTAFVVSCLARSIDDHPRVNAYRDWRGRVHVFDDVDVNVLIETTVQGERMGVPHVLRGANHRSVRSIHDEIRTAQESPDPTELPRMGQLALRLPGVVRRLVWRLPQWFPRRWKTMAGTVAVTSVGMFGQGGGWAVAPTNYTLQLTIGGISRKPRMSDGAVTTRAVLDLTVTFDHDVVDGAPAARFVQRLRELIENAHGLRS, encoded by the coding sequence ATGAGCGACAATGGTGCTCGTATCGAGCGGCTCTCCCCCCGTCGTCGAGGGACGGTCGACTACATGCGGACGGCGGGCCAGCGAAGCAACGTCCACGGCCTCGTAGAGATCGACGTTACCGAAGCCAGGCAACGGCTCCAAACCATCGAAGCGGAGACGGGAGAGTCGCTTTCGTTCACCGCGTTTGTCGTATCCTGTCTCGCGCGATCCATCGACGACCACCCCCGGGTCAACGCGTATCGGGACTGGCGTGGTCGAGTACACGTCTTCGACGACGTCGACGTGAACGTACTCATCGAGACGACGGTCCAGGGTGAGCGAATGGGTGTCCCGCACGTCCTCAGAGGGGCCAATCACAGGTCCGTCCGGTCGATTCACGACGAAATCCGAACGGCCCAGGAATCCCCGGACCCGACGGAACTCCCCCGAATGGGGCAACTCGCGCTACGACTCCCCGGGGTCGTTCGGCGTCTCGTCTGGCGGCTCCCGCAGTGGTTTCCCCGCCGCTGGAAGACCATGGCGGGGACCGTCGCCGTCACCTCTGTCGGGATGTTCGGTCAGGGCGGCGGCTGGGCGGTTGCCCCGACGAACTACACGTTACAGCTGACCATCGGCGGTATCAGCAGGAAGCCGAGGATGTCCGATGGGGCGGTAACGACCCGCGCGGTTCTCGATCTGACGGTGACGTTCGATCACGACGTCGTCGACGGTGCACCGGCTGCCCGATTCGTTCAGCGGTTGCGGGAACTCATCGAGAACGCTCACGGGCTACGATCGTAG